A region from the Populus trichocarpa isolate Nisqually-1 chromosome 18, P.trichocarpa_v4.1, whole genome shotgun sequence genome encodes:
- the LOC7493394 gene encoding uncharacterized protein LOC7493394 isoform X1 — protein sequence MKKGKKMSVSLTVMTFNLHDDQAEDSPNSWEKRKDLCISVVTSYSPMILCTQQGVKTQLDYLQQCLPGYGQFGISRKGSQDSLDEHCTIFYDKEKVELLEDGTFWLSESPSVPGSMSWGAAVPCIATWATFQLKGIEPPGFSLQIVNTNMDEFSPRARRRSALLTWQHIASLPPSLPVVYCGGFNTHKESTTGRFLLGRSSEHGVVGDMRDTWPNAQVRKNVSLVHTFHDFKGDKQGALEFFKLILRALCLCWDRQTQDLHVDWILFRGRSLIPVQCEVVNDNINGRYPSSHYPIFAEFMLPRSVRLLEPPLTAEENPLAV from the exons atgaaaaaaggaaaaaaaatgagtgtTTCCTTGACGGTGATGACCTTTAATCTTCATGATGATCAGGCTGAAGATAGTCCAAATTCATGGGAGAAGAGGAAGGATTTGTGTATTAGTGTCGTCACTAGTTATTCTCCTATGATTCTTTGTACTCAACAAG GTGTGAAAACACAGTTGGATTATCTTCAGCAGTGCTTGCCAG GTTATGGTCAATTTGGAATATCAAGAAAAGGATCTCAAGACAGCCTAGATGAACACTGTACTATCTTCTATGACAAGGAAAAA GTAGAGCTGCTAGAAGATGGAACATTTTGGCTATCAGAGTCGCCTTCTGTCCCAGGAAGCATGTCATGGGGTGCTGCAGTTCCATGTATTGCAACGTGGGCTA CATTCCAATTGAAAGGGATTGAGCCCCCAGGCTTTTCATTGCAGATAGTGAATACAAACATGGACGAGTTTAGTCCTCGTGCACGTAGACGAAGTGCTTTACTCACATGGCAACACATTGCATCCTTACCTCCTAGCTTACCAGTTGTGTATTGTGGAGGATTTAACACACACAAAGAATCAACTACAGGACGTTTTCTTCTTGGGAGATCAAG CGAGCATGGTGTAGTGGGAGATATGAGGGATACATGGCCCAATGCTCAAGTGAGGAAAAATGTTTCCCTCGTACACACTTTCCATGATTTCAAAG GTGACAAGCAAGGAGCCCTTGAGTTCTTCAAGTTAATCTTGAGGGCACTCTGCCTCTGCTGGGACCGCCAAACACAGGATCTGCATGTAGATTGGATTCTTTTCAGAGGTAGATCTTTGATTCCTGTCCAGTGCGAAGTGGTGAATGATAATATAAACGGGCGCTATCCATCCTCACACTACCCTATATTTGCCGAGTTTATGCTTCCTCGTTCCGTGAGACTGCTTGAGCCACCTCTTACTGCAGAAGAAAATCCGCTTGCTGTCTGA
- the LOC7493394 gene encoding uncharacterized protein LOC7493394 isoform X2 translates to MKKGKKMSVSLTVMTFNLHDDQAEDSPNSWEKRKDLCISVVTSYSPMILCTQQGYGQFGISRKGSQDSLDEHCTIFYDKEKVELLEDGTFWLSESPSVPGSMSWGAAVPCIATWATFQLKGIEPPGFSLQIVNTNMDEFSPRARRRSALLTWQHIASLPPSLPVVYCGGFNTHKESTTGRFLLGRSSEHGVVGDMRDTWPNAQVRKNVSLVHTFHDFKGDKQGALEFFKLILRALCLCWDRQTQDLHVDWILFRGRSLIPVQCEVVNDNINGRYPSSHYPIFAEFMLPRSVRLLEPPLTAEENPLAV, encoded by the exons atgaaaaaaggaaaaaaaatgagtgtTTCCTTGACGGTGATGACCTTTAATCTTCATGATGATCAGGCTGAAGATAGTCCAAATTCATGGGAGAAGAGGAAGGATTTGTGTATTAGTGTCGTCACTAGTTATTCTCCTATGATTCTTTGTACTCAACAAG GTTATGGTCAATTTGGAATATCAAGAAAAGGATCTCAAGACAGCCTAGATGAACACTGTACTATCTTCTATGACAAGGAAAAA GTAGAGCTGCTAGAAGATGGAACATTTTGGCTATCAGAGTCGCCTTCTGTCCCAGGAAGCATGTCATGGGGTGCTGCAGTTCCATGTATTGCAACGTGGGCTA CATTCCAATTGAAAGGGATTGAGCCCCCAGGCTTTTCATTGCAGATAGTGAATACAAACATGGACGAGTTTAGTCCTCGTGCACGTAGACGAAGTGCTTTACTCACATGGCAACACATTGCATCCTTACCTCCTAGCTTACCAGTTGTGTATTGTGGAGGATTTAACACACACAAAGAATCAACTACAGGACGTTTTCTTCTTGGGAGATCAAG CGAGCATGGTGTAGTGGGAGATATGAGGGATACATGGCCCAATGCTCAAGTGAGGAAAAATGTTTCCCTCGTACACACTTTCCATGATTTCAAAG GTGACAAGCAAGGAGCCCTTGAGTTCTTCAAGTTAATCTTGAGGGCACTCTGCCTCTGCTGGGACCGCCAAACACAGGATCTGCATGTAGATTGGATTCTTTTCAGAGGTAGATCTTTGATTCCTGTCCAGTGCGAAGTGGTGAATGATAATATAAACGGGCGCTATCCATCCTCACACTACCCTATATTTGCCGAGTTTATGCTTCCTCGTTCCGTGAGACTGCTTGAGCCACCTCTTACTGCAGAAGAAAATCCGCTTGCTGTCTGA